The DNA sequence GAAGATCGATCCGAAGCACGCAACGCCGAAGAACCGCGCGAAACAGGCGAATCGCACCAAAAAGATCTTTGTTGGCGGCGTCAGTCAGGATACCAGCAGCGACGAGGTAAAGGCCTACTTCAACCAGTTCGGTAAGGTCGAGGAGACGGTGATGCTGATGGATCAACAGACCAAGCGACATCGTGGTTTCGGATTCGTGACATTCGAGAACGAGGACGTGGTGGATCGCGTGTGCGAGATCCATTTTCATACGATCAAGAACAAGAAGGTCGAGTGTAAGAAGGCTCAGCCGAAGGAGGCGGTTCAGCCGGGTGCGTTGGCTTTGGGGAAAAGGGTTGTGTTGGGCGCGTTAGGCGTCCGACTAGCGCCTCAACCACCGCTTCCGGTCGCCGCAGCTTCCCAGTTAGTCGCCGCTCAAGCACAGGCCCAAGTACAAGCGGCTGCGGCCGCGGCCGCTGCAGCTCAGGTCCAGAACGCCGTCGCCGGATACGGGAAACTGTTTGCCAGTAGCTATCCTGCGCTTTCCGCTTACAGATACGCGCCGTACCCGATTCCAGCCGCGGCGGTGGCCGCTGCTGCGGCTGCGGCAGCTCCGGCTCCTGCACCCGCGCCGCCCTCGGCCGCTGCCGCGGCTGCTGCTGCTGCCGCCGCGACGCCTGCCGCCGCGGCTGCTGCCGCAGCTGCACCTGCCAATCCATATCAGGGCTATTCGCTTACCAACGTCGACATGTCCAGCTTTCAGGGCGTCGACTGGGGTTCCATGTACGGTATGGGCATGTACGTCTAAGTCTAACtctacgtctacgtctacgtctacgtctacgtctacgtctacgtctacgtctacgtctaAGTCTAAGTCATTCGACTCATCGAAACCAACTCTGATCCGAGTACGTACAGAGCACACGCTTTCACGATTCTTGCGCGCGCTGGCCTATACGCATCTCCGCCTCTGCGTGCCCGCGCgcgttattaaatatatacatctatACACACTGatacgtatttatatacatagacATATACATGTCAGTTAACGCGATGGTAAAATCGATGACGAAATCACCGTAAATCCTTCCGAGCTTCCGATTCGTTCGTACCCTATAGTCTGTTAGTTTGTTCGGTGACTCCAAAATGCGTTTTGATAACGCATCTTCGAGACTCGTTTTCTGTAGAAACGAAACACTAGGCGGCAAATCACGGTACGTCTACGCACCCAAGACTCGCGTAGATGAGAAGAAATTGCGAAACGATAGAGAAAACATGGAAGCATGAAAGGACGGAAGCGAGCTCTAAAAGGATCAGAGTTGTGCGTAACGTCGAGCAGGGTAAGAGAACTTGCCCAGCCAGAAACAAAAGTCATTCTTCTTGCGTTTATTACTCATCGTTATCGCTTGTCACTTAATTTATTAGCGAGAGTGCATGTCCGTGTGCgcgcgagaaagaaagaatgagAGATCGGTACGTATTCGATCGTATCGCGTGTTTCGTTGCGATATCTTTTCATCCTTGGCTCGAGTAGCCCACGATTCATTTTACCCACGCGATTATTCCACGTGTTTTGCGTTTCCATCACACTTGGTTCCTAGTTAGATTAGCACACTCCCTGAAACGCGATACGGTGCGCGTTCTTTTCCGGCTTATCGCCGTGCCCAACCGTACATGATAACTAActaattacttaattaattaagcgaTATTGGCGGCCGTAAACCACGACCGCCCTACTCTCAAGGATCTCGACCATAAGCAATAAAACAGGGGAGTTagagagaaaagagagaaagctTGAATGggagtgagagtgagagtgagagtgagagtgagagtgagagaTAGCTCTGGACGTTGTGCCGTGAACCGAGCTTGCGAACTGAATCTACTAGCATTACTTTCGTTCTATCTTGGTTGTCCGCGGTTGCCCTCTTCCTTTAGATTTATGATGGCGTTGCTCGTAACCAAGCGGAACCACGCGCCTAAAAGAATGCGTCTGTTTCAACAGCCGTGCCGTGCCgtgccgcgccgcgccgcgccgcgccgcgagTCGGCGATCCCAACACGTCGCTCCTTTCTTCCTCTCCAGAGAACGAGGCAGATCTCCTTTTCGTCGCGCGATACTCCTCCGCCTCGATGAAAGTGCCAAACGAAAACGCTGGATCGATCCCTCGAGGGATCGTCGCCGAAACTCCTCCGCACCAGCTTCCATCGGCAGCGCGCAATCTTCTCCGTTTGTTCGTGGTTTCGCGTGTGCTTCCGCTCGGCTATTAGCTTCGCGACGACAACAACAGGTCGATCCTAAGGACACACTCcgatacatacacacacagcTACACTTATACGTAAACACACAGGATCGGTGACGCGACGATACACGCGTACACGGAGAGACACCATTATGGCGAACTCGTACGAAATATGTACAAGAAACGCGTCGTAATAGGAATAGCTAtaggtatacatatatttttctccgaGTAATGGACGACAATATTTACTCCATCGCGCGAATAGTAGACTCGTTAAAGTTTGAACGAGAACAACGCGCGATTAGAGCATGCAAAACAGAGACAAACGCGTTTTTCATGAATGATACTCACGTTTCTAAGTATAGTTTGATAGTCGCGAACATAGCGACTACGAAAGCGACTGCGGTAACAAGTACCCAAGATCGAGATTAGCTCAGCGTTACGTTAAGCGCGCCTAGTTTGTAAGTTTGAAGCAGGTTTAAGCTAGACTTTTAAGGCGTTCGTGACAAAACAAAGTCGATActtaatttatacgaattcGCGCGCGCGTCACGCTCCTCTCGTTTTCGGCGATAAAACACTACCGAGATGGCTGCCGTTTCCGAGACATCGATCTTTCGCTATTTTCCTCTCGCAATCTTGCCAATTCTCGCCATCTTGCTTTTCAAGTATCGATCCTTGTCGTCTGAACAACCTATccttctgtttttctttcggttttcttcttttgctacctttctttattttctttttcttttatttttttttcacgtaaCCGCGATTCCAAGTACGATTCACGGGCGTGAAAGAGTACGAGCGTATCAGTCCGATTggcgtttcgtttatttatttgtatatcgAGAATTTCGATTAGCCTATTTACAGAAAGTAAGTCGAACGATCGAAAGCTTTTCGATGGAAATGCGAAAGATCGACGAACAAAGGGCAGCGAAGCGTAAGCGTTTTAGAAGAGAagtcgattaattaataaaatgtacgagTCGTCGATGGCGAGAAGAAGGTGTCGCGACGATCCGTGCGAGAAATTTCGAGCAATAAGCGATATCCACTGAAACCTTCGAGTTGTACCGTTTACGTTTAATGATTGCGATAAGCGAGAGGAGATACAtaaaaaacaaaggaaaacaaaaaaaaagaagacgtACGATAATATGCGAATGCGCGAAAGCCTCGCTGTTCGCTGTTCGCTGTTTGCTGTTCGCTGTTCGCTGTTTGACGAACAGACAGCAAGGAAGAAGTTTCTTCCAAACAACAAGTAATATTCTTTAGTGATATACATCTTAATATACTTACTTAACGTATATCCTAATCTTAACGACGACAAAGCTCGCGAGTGATATTTATGACTTACACGTAAGATGATATTTAGAATGATAagtggaaagaaagaaagaaagaaagaaagaaagagtaaGCGATGACAAGTACGCCTTAAAAGAACCGCGAGAAGCAAAAACGTAAGCACGCGTGTGCGGTGAATCTAGCATGAGACGATACCGCTTGGTGCAAaccgaattttatttttcacggttTGCGTACTCGATAAACGGTGCGTACTTAAAGCTAACCTTGAGGACACCCGATATCGATGTATCCTGGCCTGTCCGCTCCGCATATCCTACCGATCTTTTACTAGAGTACTTTCTTTCCCCGACTAGTATATCGTCATCCCTTTCGCGGCGTTACACGAACGAGATGTTGaggatttttttctttttttcacggTATGCTAATAATGGTATTTTCGCTCGAACAGACTCGAGTTAATCGTGTCCTCTTCGTCTTGGCGCGTTCTCGTCACCAAAAGATTCGCCGATGCATACTGCGCGAGCCCAAGcaacgaataacaaataaacggAAGGATGCGGCATACGATTCGATGAACAAATGGCAACTTTCGATCGTGTCGATGGATTTTTTTGATTATATCTCTGGAATGACCTTTGATCGTGTATATCCTCTTCGCCAACATTTATCCCGTTTCCGTAACCTCTTGAAATTCCTTTAATATATCTTTGCAAAtgattatgtattttaaacgcGACACGCAAACGCATACACAAAACGCTCAGCACCCCTCACACGTACACAAATATGTAGACACAGTACATATATGCAAAGACACATTGCGAATGTCGAGAGTAATTGTTAGCGTAGCTAGTATATTTTGATGAGCGCTAACCACCCATTAGTTGAGAATGATCAGTAGGTGAAGCATGCTGGTTGAAATATCTTTTAGAGCCGGTTATCCTCCATTGTTTCGTCACACCGCATTCGTCGTTTCTTCGTATAACTTGAAAGCACACAGTGTCTCGCTGCTCTGTCTTCTTGCTAACTTTTAACGCGACGCGCCAAGGGTATATTcgattgaacatttttcttttttccacatcttttccttttcttttattttaattagtttttcgttctttcgttcgtttatttcctcgattacattttttctttttcatggTTCAAAGTGTTTGTAGCGTGCAGCACTCGTCCGTTTTTACATTTCATGATTTACTTGTTCGGGAAAAAGACAACGGTTAATTATTTACGTCGACTGTCGACGATTCTCCAAGCAATACGCGTCGTGCCGTTTACGACATCCCAGTCGATCGTAACTTTGTGCCTTGTCTTACCGTTACTTagtattattatcattatcattatcattattattattattattattattattattattattattattattattattagcgATTATCGTCGATCGATTTACTCGACTTTCTCGTCAACCCCGCGTATACGTTTCGCAATTACCGAAACATCGTTGCTCTTCATCTTTCTGGTCAGcgattatatgtatacaaattagGCTCAGCCTCGAGCGCAGCGAAGGTCGCAATGGGTTTGCACAAATTCGAAATTCTCGTTGCAGAGTTTCgttccctctccctctccttCTCTTATCCCGtatcatatatacatatatatattttttttttatttttttttagcctTATATTGTCTTCTGTCTATTTTCCTATCTGTCTGTATGTACGTGAGAGTGTGTTTTCGTGTTGCCATAATCGGTGAGGGATATAGTCGTGCAACGAGCATCGTCCAACGATCGTGTCTCGAGAAAGTTTGCGCGAACCTGTTCGCTACCCGCTCGAGCGAGGCGGATTCGTCAATGCCCAAAGGGAAACGAATCGGATTCTGAGACCGCCGCGCGTCCGCGTCCGCGCCCACTCGCGTCCACTCTATATTTTAGTTGGCCATGTAGAAGAATATTTTGCTCGACGAAACGTACTTAGAAATCGCAATCTATTCATCTCTGACCTTACGATTGTTCGGAGATTGTCTATCGACGGAAGTTTTATCCATTGCCTCGTCTTTTTTCATAAGATTCTTCTGTCGAAGGAGTCTTCGAACAACCGAGAATGCGGTGTTTTACGATTATTAATATAGACAAAGTAGCGATTTCAacttaacattaatttttcgagcattattttcttccttgaTGCACCACTCTTCGACGcgaaaaatttcttgaaaaacgGACGCGTGCA is a window from the Hylaeus volcanicus isolate JK05 chromosome 7, UHH_iyHylVolc1.0_haploid, whole genome shotgun sequence genome containing:
- the LOC128880547 gene encoding RNA-binding protein Musashi homolog 2 isoform X3; the protein is MFPYTTFSTVGASMEATNGAIEHDFHNALVPINGSHSGSSGRSTPNGGDPAPGKLFVGGLSWQTSSEKLREYFGMFGTVTDVLIMKDPVTQRSRGFGFITFAEPGSVEKVLKCPIHTLDGKKIDPKHATPKNRAKQANRTKKIFVGGVSQDTSSDEVKAYFNQFGKVEETVMLMDQQTKRHRGFGFVTFENEDVVDRVCEIHFHTIKNKKVECKKAQPKEAVQPGALALGKRVVLGALGVRLAPQPPLPVAAASQLVAAQAQAQVQAAAAAAAAAQVQNAVAGYGKLFASSYPALSAYRYAPYPIPAAAVAAAAAAAAPAPAPAPPSAAAAAAAAAAATPAAAAAAAAAPANPYQGYSLTNVDMSSFQGVDWGSMYGMGMYV
- the LOC128880547 gene encoding RNA-binding protein Musashi homolog 2 isoform X2, whose protein sequence is MAAASFPPNFSNVGILENCASMEATNGAIEHDFHNALVPINGSHSGSSGRSTPNGGDPAPGKLFVGGLSWQTSSEKLREYFGMFGTVTDVLIMKDPVTQRSRGFGFITFAEPGSVEKVLKCPIHTLDGKKIDPKHATPKNRAKQANRTKKIFVGGVSQDTSSDEVKAYFNQFGKVEETVMLMDQQTKRHRGFGFVTFENEDVVDRVCEIHFHTIKNKKVECKKAQPKEAVQPGALALGKRVVLGALGVRLAPQPPLPVAAASQLVAAQAQAQVQAAAAAAAAAQVQNAVAGYGKLFASSYPALSAYRYAPYPIPAAAVAAAAAAAAPAPAPAPPSAAAAAAAAAAATPAAAAAAAAAPANPYQGYSLTNVDMSSFQGVDWGSMYGMGMYV
- the LOC128880547 gene encoding RNA-binding protein Musashi homolog 2 isoform X1, with the translated sequence MRTEERRVTTVKSTRSDRTDRVQPRASMAAASFPPNFSNVGILENCASMEATNGAIEHDFHNALVPINGSHSGSSGRSTPNGGDPAPGKLFVGGLSWQTSSEKLREYFGMFGTVTDVLIMKDPVTQRSRGFGFITFAEPGSVEKVLKCPIHTLDGKKIDPKHATPKNRAKQANRTKKIFVGGVSQDTSSDEVKAYFNQFGKVEETVMLMDQQTKRHRGFGFVTFENEDVVDRVCEIHFHTIKNKKVECKKAQPKEAVQPGALALGKRVVLGALGVRLAPQPPLPVAAASQLVAAQAQAQVQAAAAAAAAAQVQNAVAGYGKLFASSYPALSAYRYAPYPIPAAAVAAAAAAAAPAPAPAPPSAAAAAAAAAAATPAAAAAAAAAPANPYQGYSLTNVDMSSFQGVDWGSMYGMGMYV
- the LOC128880547 gene encoding RNA-binding protein Musashi homolog 2 isoform X4, producing the protein MEATNGAIEHDFHNALVPINGSHSGSSGRSTPNGGDPAPGKLFVGGLSWQTSSEKLREYFGMFGTVTDVLIMKDPVTQRSRGFGFITFAEPGSVEKVLKCPIHTLDGKKIDPKHATPKNRAKQANRTKKIFVGGVSQDTSSDEVKAYFNQFGKVEETVMLMDQQTKRHRGFGFVTFENEDVVDRVCEIHFHTIKNKKVECKKAQPKEAVQPGALALGKRVVLGALGVRLAPQPPLPVAAASQLVAAQAQAQVQAAAAAAAAAQVQNAVAGYGKLFASSYPALSAYRYAPYPIPAAAVAAAAAAAAPAPAPAPPSAAAAAAAAAAATPAAAAAAAAAPANPYQGYSLTNVDMSSFQGVDWGSMYGMGMYV